The sequence ACTTTTTGATAGGTCATCAGAGCGGCAGAGTAGCATCTGCATCCCTGCATTCAGAGGAATGTCGTGAGACGCTCGAGAAGGCAACCAAGGAAGAGAAGAAATTCGAACGCCTGAAAGAGATCAGAAGAGAAGAGTACATCAGAGATATGAACTTGCAGCTTCAAAAAGAGACTGATGAAATCGCGTCGACCGCCGTTTGCAGACAGCAGCAATCAACGTCTCGATAAGCAAATCTACTCGATCTTCGGCCAAATGATAGTATCGTATCTCCTAACAGCCTGCAGCACCTCCATGATTTCCGGCTCCGGATTGGCATCGATGAACCGGTCGATAATGATCCTCGCCGAATCGGGGCGATTTGTCTCTTTGTAGTAATTGTAGAAGTTGAGCACGGTGTGCAGACTTCGCGAGTCCATTGAGACGTCCGCAGCCTGCATCTTGCGTCCTTCATAGACCATGCCATTCTCCTCGAGGAATATTCCCCACTGATTAAGCGCTTCCGGCTGAGTTCGGAAGAAATCCATGAAGGACTCGTAAAGGCTATCCCTCTGCTCAGGGCGGTCTGAGTAATGATAAACGAGAATCATACATGCTTCCAGCTCCGGCGATCTTGCGACGTGCTCCATTCCTTGTGTAGCCAGCGCCTCAAGACTGTCATACTTGCCTGTTAGGAAGTAGTAGCGCGCCACATACTGATAATTTGGAACATAAGCCGGAAAGAGACTAATGCCACACTTGTAATACTCCATCGCAGTGATTGAATCATTCAGCTGCTCCGCTCCAAAGGCGACGCTGTAGAAGTTCTCCTGTGAGGAATCTCCCAGCGCAATAGCCTGTTTGAACTTCGACACCATGGAATCGAGCACTCTTATTGTCATGTATGCGCCGCCTAACAATTTCGCTATATCCGCTGTGTTCTTTTCCGCTGCAGCTCGTTCGAG is a genomic window of Candidatus Zixiibacteriota bacterium containing:
- a CDS encoding flagellar FliJ family protein, which gives rise to FLIGHQSGRVASASLHSEECRETLEKATKEEKKFERLKEIRREEYIRDMNLQLQKETDEIASTAVCRQQQSTSR